The Hymenobacter sp. DG01 genome has a segment encoding these proteins:
- a CDS encoding lysylphosphatidylglycerol synthase transmembrane domain-containing protein, translating to MSHLTEAQTEDQQLLDKLRPSRIILPVLIGLGVVGFMFWRSYQPGDLAPLADAKPLWLLVMLVVLVARDAGYVYRIRYLTQKVLSWRAALDVIMLWEFSSCVLPSAVGGTAVAPVLLHKEGIPLGKSVAYIMATAMLDNLYYVLAVPLVVLIGGDALYPHEALQGGLVATLRVGFILSYVFVTVYALLMMYAIFINPKAVKRLLVRLFSVRGIRRFRGKAYKMGNEMVLASAELRGNGLAYWLRASLSTAFVWTARYLVIGCLIAAFIDVTWPEFWLIFGRNLTYKVILLIAITPGGAGIAEGAFPTFFGKFIGTPTMTNFMVLLYRVVTYYLYLVLGAVFLPRWVARIFGKRKVEEVMQS from the coding sequence ATGTCTCACCTCACCGAAGCCCAGACCGAAGACCAGCAGCTGCTGGATAAGCTCCGTCCCTCGCGGATTATTCTGCCGGTGCTGATTGGGTTGGGCGTGGTGGGCTTTATGTTCTGGCGCAGCTACCAGCCCGGCGACCTGGCCCCACTGGCCGATGCCAAGCCCCTATGGCTGCTAGTGATGCTGGTGGTGCTGGTGGCTCGCGACGCCGGGTACGTGTACCGCATCCGCTACCTCACCCAGAAGGTGTTAAGCTGGCGGGCTGCCCTGGACGTGATTATGCTCTGGGAATTCTCATCGTGCGTGCTACCCTCGGCGGTGGGCGGAACGGCGGTGGCGCCGGTGCTGCTGCATAAGGAGGGCATTCCGCTGGGTAAATCGGTGGCCTATATTATGGCCACAGCCATGCTCGACAACCTGTACTACGTGCTGGCCGTGCCCCTGGTAGTGCTTATCGGCGGCGACGCCCTCTACCCCCACGAGGCTTTGCAGGGTGGGTTGGTGGCCACGCTAAGGGTAGGGTTTATCCTGAGCTACGTGTTCGTGACGGTGTATGCTCTGCTGATGATGTATGCCATTTTCATCAACCCGAAGGCCGTGAAGCGGCTGCTGGTGCGCCTGTTTTCGGTGCGCGGCATCCGGCGCTTCCGCGGCAAGGCCTACAAAATGGGCAACGAAATGGTGCTGGCCTCAGCGGAGCTGCGAGGCAACGGCCTGGCCTATTGGCTGCGGGCCTCCCTGAGCACAGCCTTCGTCTGGACGGCCCGCTACCTGGTGATTGGGTGCCTGATTGCGGCGTTTATCGACGTGACTTGGCCGGAGTTCTGGCTGATTTTCGGGCGCAATCTTACCTATAAGGTCATTCTGCTGATTGCTATTACGCCGGGCGGCGCGGGCATAGCGGAAGGCGCCTTCCCTACCTTCTTCGGCAAATTCATCGGCACGCCCACCATGACCAACTTCATGGTGTTGCTCTACCGTGTCGTAACCTACTACCTCTACCTAGTGCTGGGCGCGGTGTTCCTACCCCGCTGGGTGGCCCGCATCTTCGGCAAGCGCAAGGTAGAAGAGGTCATGCAATCCTGA
- a CDS encoding energy transducer TonB yields MALPFLSLAQAQPPHPSLAAVPQAEVLPAASANSVARFPGGLAALRTYLASAPYPAGYQPTEKPTRVYVEFVVAPTGQVTHVTPVQPLPVQDQRRLHQQPVLPAAPAELLIAAAELIAAMPAWTPAVNKGKPDFSVQRVPVVFGGTPESVPLVNTGELPALQPRAMEMVARALRYPPSAIHNRVQGVVLLYVEVSEQGRPERVEVIRSVSKALDDEAKRAVEAALPCQPVQYNGQPVRVCQIFPLTFRTL; encoded by the coding sequence TTGGCTCTGCCCTTTCTCAGCCTGGCTCAGGCCCAGCCTCCTCACCCGTCCCTGGCAGCTGTGCCGCAGGCCGAGGTGCTGCCCGCAGCCTCCGCCAACAGCGTTGCCCGCTTTCCGGGGGGCCTGGCCGCGCTTCGGACCTATCTTGCTTCGGCACCTTATCCGGCGGGCTACCAACCCACCGAGAAGCCCACGCGAGTGTACGTAGAGTTTGTGGTAGCTCCTACCGGCCAGGTAACCCACGTTACGCCCGTGCAGCCCCTACCCGTTCAGGACCAGCGCCGCCTGCACCAGCAGCCCGTGCTACCTGCTGCCCCGGCCGAGCTGCTAATCGCCGCCGCCGAGCTTATTGCCGCCATGCCCGCCTGGACACCCGCCGTAAACAAAGGGAAACCCGATTTTTCGGTGCAGCGGGTGCCGGTGGTTTTCGGCGGTACTCCGGAGTCGGTTCCTCTGGTCAATACCGGAGAGCTGCCGGCCCTGCAGCCCCGGGCCATGGAAATGGTAGCGCGGGCGCTGCGCTACCCACCCAGCGCTATCCATAACAGGGTACAGGGAGTAGTGCTGCTTTACGTGGAAGTATCGGAGCAGGGCCGGCCGGAGCGGGTGGAGGTAATCCGTTCCGTATCTAAAGCGCTGGATGACGAAGCTAAGCGCGCCGTAGAAGCCGCGCTACCCTGCCAGCCGGTTCAGTACAACGGCCAACCCGTCCGTGTGTGCCAGATATTCCCTCTGACGTTCAGGACACTATAA
- a CDS encoding alpha/beta fold hydrolase gives MPSSQPTILFLHGFAENREIWTEFTREFPEGYRLLTLDLPGHGTNVHHILDYSMEAQADYVAEQLREETIDRVLVVGHSMGGYVALALAERYPHLVAGLVLFHSTALPDTDEKKANRDKNQDFVHRHGVGKFMDSFIRPLFAPANRDTLREQREQLEAIGRATPEATVLGGLEAMKNRPDRTSVLREATFPVLFIAGKDDVAVPTESLLPQLALPTQSHALLLSNVGHLGYLEAPELTRRALLNFAGVVFASGQ, from the coding sequence ATGCCTTCTTCCCAGCCTACCATCCTGTTCCTGCACGGCTTCGCCGAAAACCGGGAAATCTGGACTGAGTTTACCCGCGAGTTTCCGGAAGGCTACCGCCTGCTGACCCTGGATCTGCCCGGCCACGGCACCAACGTGCACCACATCCTGGACTACAGCATGGAAGCCCAGGCCGACTATGTGGCCGAGCAGTTACGCGAAGAAACTATTGACCGAGTTTTAGTGGTGGGCCACAGCATGGGTGGGTACGTGGCTCTGGCGCTGGCCGAGCGCTACCCCCACTTAGTGGCCGGACTGGTACTGTTCCATTCTACTGCCCTCCCGGATACTGACGAGAAGAAGGCTAACCGCGACAAAAACCAGGACTTCGTGCACCGCCATGGGGTAGGGAAGTTTATGGATTCCTTTATCCGGCCCTTGTTCGCGCCCGCCAACCGCGACACTCTGCGAGAACAGCGCGAGCAGCTGGAAGCCATTGGCCGCGCCACGCCCGAAGCCACCGTGCTGGGTGGTCTGGAGGCCATGAAAAACCGCCCCGACCGCACCAGCGTGCTCCGGGAGGCAACCTTCCCCGTGTTATTTATTGCCGGCAAAGACGACGTAGCCGTGCCCACTGAAAGCCTGCTACCCCAACTGGCCCTGCCCACCCAAAGCCACGCCCTGCTGCTGAGCAACGTTGGGCACCTGGGCTACCTGGAGGCCCCTGAGCTGACGCGCCGGGCGTTGCTAAACTTTGCGGGGGTAGTGTTTGCGTCCGGGCAATAA
- the dxs gene encoding 1-deoxy-D-xylulose-5-phosphate synthase — MIVEPGALLAEINSPDDLKKLSPDQLVQVSQELRQFIIDSVSIYGGHFGASLGVVELTVALHYVFNTPHDQLVWDVGHQAYGHKILTGRRDRFPTNRRYKGMSGFPKRSESEYDAFGVGHSSTSIGAALGMAVASDYKKEFDRQHIAVIGDGAMTAGMAFEALNHAGVEKSNLLVILNDNCMSIDPNVGALKEYLTDITTSRTYNKVRDELWNVLGKLSKFGPNPQQIARKVESAMKATLLKQSNLFEALNFRYFGPVDGHDVQHLATILNDLKSIPGPKILHCVTVKGKGYALAEKDQTLWHAPGLFDKVTGEIHKKAYEKPQPPKYQDVFGETIVELAEQNDKIMGVTPAMPSGCSLNIMMKQMPTRAFDVGIAEQHAVTFSAGLATQGLVPFCNIYSSFMQRAYDQVVHDVALQNLHVVFCLDRAGFAGADGPTHHGCYDLAYMRCIPNMVVSAPMNEEELRNLMYTATLPENAGPFSIRYPRGEGVMPEWRKPLKKLTIGTGRVVREGEGVAVLSIGHIGNYAVKATDKLLAEGLNPGHYDMRFCKPLDEEMLHRIARQYKAIVTVEDGCLQGGFGAAVLEFLADHGYALPVRRLGIPDRIVEHGTQDELYKECGFDADGIAAALREMAGKVAAQAPVETVLL, encoded by the coding sequence ATGATTGTTGAACCTGGTGCCCTGCTGGCGGAAATTAATTCCCCCGACGACCTGAAGAAGCTCAGCCCGGACCAGTTGGTTCAGGTGAGTCAGGAGTTGCGGCAGTTTATCATTGATTCCGTATCGATTTACGGCGGACACTTCGGGGCTTCCTTGGGGGTAGTAGAGCTGACGGTAGCCCTGCACTACGTCTTCAACACGCCCCACGACCAGCTGGTGTGGGACGTGGGGCACCAGGCCTACGGCCACAAAATCCTCACCGGCCGCCGCGACCGGTTCCCGACCAACCGCCGCTATAAAGGCATGTCGGGCTTTCCGAAGCGCAGCGAAAGTGAGTACGACGCTTTCGGGGTAGGCCACAGCTCCACCAGCATTGGGGCCGCCCTGGGTATGGCCGTGGCCTCGGACTACAAAAAGGAGTTCGACCGCCAGCACATTGCCGTGATTGGCGACGGAGCCATGACGGCCGGTATGGCCTTCGAGGCCCTCAACCACGCTGGCGTCGAGAAGTCTAACCTGCTGGTTATCCTCAACGACAACTGCATGAGCATCGACCCTAACGTGGGCGCGCTCAAGGAATACCTCACCGATATTACCACCTCCCGCACCTACAACAAGGTGCGCGACGAACTGTGGAATGTGCTGGGCAAGCTCAGCAAGTTCGGCCCCAACCCCCAGCAGATTGCCCGCAAGGTGGAGTCGGCCATGAAGGCTACCCTGCTCAAGCAAAGCAACCTGTTCGAGGCCCTGAACTTCCGCTATTTCGGCCCCGTGGACGGCCACGATGTGCAGCATCTGGCCACCATTCTCAACGACCTGAAGAGCATTCCCGGCCCGAAAATCCTGCACTGCGTAACGGTGAAGGGCAAAGGCTATGCCCTGGCCGAAAAGGATCAGACCCTGTGGCATGCCCCCGGCCTGTTTGATAAGGTGACGGGCGAAATCCACAAGAAAGCCTACGAGAAGCCCCAGCCGCCCAAGTACCAGGATGTATTCGGAGAAACCATCGTGGAGCTGGCTGAGCAGAACGACAAAATCATGGGCGTGACGCCGGCTATGCCTTCGGGCTGCTCGCTCAACATCATGATGAAGCAAATGCCCACCCGCGCCTTCGACGTGGGCATTGCCGAGCAGCACGCCGTAACCTTCTCGGCGGGCCTGGCCACGCAAGGGCTGGTGCCGTTCTGCAACATTTACTCCTCGTTCATGCAGCGCGCCTACGACCAGGTAGTGCACGACGTGGCCCTGCAGAACCTGCACGTAGTATTCTGCCTAGACCGCGCCGGTTTCGCCGGCGCCGACGGCCCTACCCACCACGGCTGCTACGACCTGGCCTACATGCGCTGCATCCCGAACATGGTGGTTTCGGCGCCCATGAACGAGGAAGAGCTGCGCAACCTTATGTACACGGCCACGCTGCCCGAAAACGCCGGTCCGTTCAGCATCCGCTACCCCCGCGGCGAAGGCGTCATGCCCGAGTGGCGCAAGCCCCTGAAGAAGCTCACCATTGGCACGGGCCGGGTGGTGCGCGAAGGTGAAGGCGTGGCAGTACTAAGCATCGGGCACATCGGCAACTACGCCGTGAAGGCTACCGACAAGTTGCTCGCCGAAGGCCTCAACCCCGGTCACTACGACATGCGCTTCTGCAAGCCCCTGGACGAGGAAATGCTGCACCGCATTGCCCGCCAGTACAAGGCCATTGTAACTGTAGAAGATGGTTGCCTGCAGGGTGGCTTTGGTGCCGCCGTGCTGGAGTTCCTCGCCGACCACGGTTACGCCCTACCTGTGCGCCGCCTTGGCATCCCGGACCGCATCGTGGAGCACGGCACCCAGGACGAACTCTACAAAGAATGCGGCTTCGACGCCGACGGTATTGCCGCCGCCCTCCGCGAAATGGCCGGCAAAGTAGCCGCCCAAGCCCCGGTAGAAACGGTACTGCTGTAA
- a CDS encoding YceI family protein gives MATTTWAIDPTHSEVQFKIKHLVISTVTGSFKKFEGQAVTENDSFENAQITFALDVNSIDTNQEQRDEHLRNNDFFDAATYPQITFTSTSLTAKGDNEYKLTGNMTIKDVTKPVTLDVEFGGVATDFYGNEKAGFEISGKINRKEFGLTFHAVTEAGSIVLGDDVKLSASVQLVKQKEEVAA, from the coding sequence ATGGCTACTACCACTTGGGCAATTGACCCTACCCACTCCGAAGTACAGTTCAAAATCAAGCACCTCGTTATTTCGACTGTTACCGGCTCGTTCAAGAAGTTTGAAGGCCAGGCCGTGACCGAGAACGACAGCTTCGAGAATGCTCAAATCACGTTTGCGCTGGACGTAAACAGCATCGATACCAACCAGGAGCAGCGCGACGAGCACCTGCGCAACAACGACTTCTTCGACGCCGCTACCTACCCCCAAATCACCTTCACCTCCACCTCGCTGACGGCCAAAGGCGACAACGAGTACAAGCTGACGGGCAACATGACCATCAAGGACGTAACCAAGCCCGTAACCCTCGACGTGGAGTTTGGCGGCGTGGCCACCGACTTCTACGGCAACGAAAAGGCCGGCTTTGAAATCAGCGGCAAAATCAACCGCAAAGAGTTTGGTCTGACGTTCCACGCCGTAACCGAAGCCGGCTCCATCGTCCTCGGCGACGACGTGAAGCTCTCGGCTAGCGTGCAGCTGGTAAAGCAGAAAGAAGAAGTAGCTGCCTAA
- a CDS encoding alpha/beta fold hydrolase gives MPHASPTLVFLHGFLESNEIWDDFLQDFPAEFQTLRPNLPGYGPDPAPSPNYSLEAAADYVQTQLQAAGVHQALLVGHSMGGYVALAFAEKFPAQVAGLCLFHSSALPDSEEDRERRQRNREFLEQHGVAAFTEEFLKPQFSAAHRESMEHHVEMLQRIGAAVPLATALGSMDAMAHRPDRRQVLEKATYPVLFIAGKDDKAVPLAKTHEESLLPDYSTVLWLANVGHLGFLERPADTRKAIEGFAELVFGK, from the coding sequence ATGCCCCATGCCAGCCCTACCCTCGTTTTTCTGCACGGCTTTCTGGAAAGCAATGAAATCTGGGATGATTTCCTGCAGGACTTTCCGGCCGAATTTCAGACCCTGCGGCCCAACTTGCCCGGCTATGGGCCAGACCCGGCCCCCAGCCCCAACTACTCGCTGGAAGCTGCCGCCGACTACGTGCAGACCCAACTGCAGGCTGCCGGCGTACACCAGGCTTTGCTGGTGGGCCACAGCATGGGCGGCTACGTAGCGCTGGCCTTCGCCGAGAAATTTCCGGCCCAGGTCGCCGGCCTTTGCCTGTTTCATTCGTCCGCCCTGCCCGATTCGGAGGAAGACCGGGAGCGGCGCCAGCGCAACCGCGAGTTTCTGGAGCAGCATGGGGTAGCGGCCTTCACCGAGGAGTTTCTGAAACCACAATTTTCCGCTGCTCACCGCGAGTCCATGGAACACCATGTAGAAATGCTGCAACGCATAGGGGCCGCCGTGCCGCTGGCAACGGCGTTGGGCAGTATGGATGCTATGGCCCACCGTCCCGACCGGCGTCAGGTGTTGGAAAAAGCTACTTATCCCGTTCTTTTTATTGCGGGCAAGGACGACAAAGCGGTACCCTTAGCGAAAACTCACGAGGAAAGCCTGCTGCCTGATTACTCTACCGTGCTCTGGTTGGCTAACGTAGGGCACCTAGGGTTTCTGGAACGCCCCGCCGATACGCGCAAGGCTATTGAAGGCTTTGCGGAGCTGGTTTTCGGTAAATAG